The uncultured Hyphomonas sp. genome includes a region encoding these proteins:
- a CDS encoding amidohydrolase family protein codes for MVWKKAAVTAFGLITAMMPSFASAQEGAEPVYFVGAQLVDVETGAIQGKSAIKVTGELISAIGTTDTLAIPDEAEVVDVSGTYVIPGLINVHEHMNTPPKASYTEAMMRRELYGGVTAVRDPADDTRLLSEIARAAKLGEIPSPDIYYATFMAGPSFFKDPRTQASASGEVAGKAPWMQAITDDTDIPQAIAWARGTSATGIKIYANLPGHLVKALTEEAHKQGMLAWSHSMVFPATPSDSIDAGVDVVSHICDFAYEAFDEKPTSYPDRQNFPIPAEKFAAGDNPVLQDLFERMAEQGTILDPTLFVYQPRPEFARYSDAPPRCPYNAITGMLLQAYDAGVPMVTGTDGFSAWDDPYLSVHIEMDLMQRAGMEPVDVLKSATLNGAKAIGQEELMGTIQPGKLANLVFLNENPLNDINNTKAIELVVKRGTQYPRSNYISLTEEEARPRPMDSVRISTPVME; via the coding sequence ATGGTCTGGAAGAAAGCTGCTGTTACTGCATTTGGGCTCATAACCGCAATGATGCCTAGTTTTGCATCAGCGCAAGAAGGGGCAGAGCCCGTGTATTTTGTGGGCGCCCAGCTAGTAGATGTCGAGACTGGCGCCATTCAAGGCAAATCAGCGATTAAGGTAACAGGTGAACTGATATCCGCAATCGGCACTACAGATACTTTAGCGATACCTGACGAGGCGGAAGTCGTCGATGTGTCCGGTACCTATGTTATCCCGGGTCTGATCAACGTTCACGAGCACATGAATACGCCTCCGAAGGCCTCATACACGGAAGCGATGATGAGACGTGAACTTTATGGAGGAGTCACTGCCGTTCGTGACCCGGCGGACGATACCCGTCTGCTTAGCGAGATTGCGCGTGCCGCCAAGCTTGGCGAAATTCCTTCGCCAGACATCTATTATGCGACGTTTATGGCGGGGCCGTCCTTTTTTAAAGATCCGCGCACACAAGCGTCCGCTTCAGGTGAAGTGGCAGGCAAGGCTCCATGGATGCAGGCGATCACCGATGATACGGATATACCGCAGGCGATCGCCTGGGCGCGTGGAACGTCAGCGACGGGTATCAAGATTTATGCAAACCTTCCTGGGCATCTCGTAAAAGCGCTCACCGAAGAAGCTCACAAGCAAGGTATGCTGGCCTGGTCCCATTCCATGGTGTTCCCGGCGACGCCAAGCGACTCGATTGACGCAGGCGTCGATGTGGTATCCCACATATGCGACTTTGCGTATGAAGCATTTGATGAAAAACCGACATCCTACCCGGATCGGCAGAACTTCCCGATTCCTGCCGAGAAGTTCGCTGCAGGCGACAACCCCGTTCTTCAGGACCTTTTCGAGCGTATGGCAGAGCAGGGGACAATTTTGGACCCTACACTTTTCGTCTATCAGCCGCGTCCGGAGTTCGCACGCTATTCGGATGCGCCACCTCGCTGCCCATACAATGCGATAACCGGTATGTTGCTTCAGGCGTATGATGCCGGGGTCCCGATGGTGACCGGTACTGACGGCTTCTCCGCCTGGGATGATCCGTATCTGTCGGTTCATATCGAAATGGACCTGATGCAGCGGGCGGGTATGGAGCCCGTAGACGTTCTCAAGTCTGCTACTCTGAACGGCGCAAAGGCGATTGGCCAGGAAGAGCTGATGGGTACGATTCAGCCGGGCAAACTTGCGAACCTTGTCTTTCTGAACGAAAACCCGCTCAACGATATCAACAATACGAAAGCGATCGAACTCGTTGTAAAGCGTGGCACACAATATCCGCGTAGCAATTACATATCGCTTACTGAAGAAGAGGCGCGGCCACGACCAATGGATTCGGTGCGCATCTCAACGCCGGTGATGGAATAG
- a CDS encoding TonB-dependent receptor, with the protein MKKIPNLNHTKRTALRHAFLLSVAATSLLTPAALAQTESVETVPTAVDSDTQVQDAVIVTGSRIKRPGIDTMYPASTVDIETLEKGAFSNIADALNEMPGFGTPGASPAGAQETGVVGQNHLNYLGLGSQRTLTLVNGRRFVSSNPPGGGGAGSGLQVDFNVIPMALVERVETIGVGGAPIYGSDAIAGTVNVILRDDYEGFDISTQYGLTEEGDAEEKRLQLLVGGNFAEDRGNATLSIEYTKEEGLLNTDRSLYTTNDPFYAADSLVTGDGVFRIFRNQTIDTFSDGGIISAGPLVRAAYGVGALSDGNIYQFAPNGDLVAFNAGEIAPDGSFVWARGGDGTDLYDVSSQIVSPLERMVISGTTHYDLTDSVTFFGDVQVASTTATELANQDGFQTLTGPGGEYGPLQFSADHPLLNDQARGVLSANGLNQFFVNRYHTDVYDTAWENENFLWRVAGGLRGDFDIGDRNFTWEGSFVHGETDVYSGGTMIIDGRFINALDAVELTQTDLDEVAAAGNSLLTFSGTETANVGDVVCSSSLEAAKGNLVGETGSGLTDNHLPYVTGCVPLNLFGAGAPSQAAVDWVTGPEDSKSTIEQTVFNINVGGTLFELPAGGVAFNVGYETREEKGSYRPSTAAEVALGRHEAVLPTEGSFDTSEIFGEVLFPLVSPGMDLPFMYAAEASVAYRNIDNSITGSADVWTVGGRFSPIADLSFRGNYTESVRAPSIGELFGPTLNTFTLANDPCDYRFVAQGSAARAANCAADIAGYDPNTFTSGIVSAGVLGSSGGNQNLQNEMAEAFTIGAIYEPSSVPGLLLTIDYINIEVQDAITVLELDQVLNACYDSDGSSPACASFTRDAAGEISGYTIGQTNAETFMFESMDYRVGYNFEVAELLRRSSDWGGMNLDFRLHQVLEKETSVTGENPIPEVGSFTSPEYSATFDATWQRDNWRVFWRTLWQPEATIDLTGTRTYEDASGKIIDKAGAYFMNNASVSYTFDEPFSGGPQSAMLQLSVNNVFDSEPDTEELALGYYTLAQQLGRTFMIRATASF; encoded by the coding sequence ATGAAAAAGATACCCAACTTGAATCACACCAAGCGAACGGCATTACGCCATGCATTCCTGCTAAGCGTAGCCGCAACTTCTCTGCTGACCCCAGCAGCTCTGGCACAAACGGAATCGGTAGAAACGGTCCCAACCGCTGTCGACTCCGACACGCAGGTTCAGGACGCAGTGATCGTGACCGGATCCAGAATCAAACGTCCCGGCATCGATACTATGTATCCGGCATCCACTGTCGACATAGAGACCCTCGAGAAAGGCGCCTTTTCCAACATCGCTGACGCGCTCAATGAAATGCCCGGCTTCGGAACTCCTGGCGCTTCTCCTGCTGGCGCTCAGGAAACCGGCGTGGTCGGGCAAAATCACCTCAACTATCTCGGCCTGGGCTCGCAACGGACTCTCACCCTGGTGAACGGCCGGCGCTTCGTGTCGTCCAACCCACCCGGTGGTGGCGGAGCCGGATCCGGCCTCCAGGTCGACTTCAATGTGATCCCGATGGCGCTTGTTGAGCGCGTTGAAACCATTGGTGTCGGCGGGGCGCCAATCTATGGCTCCGATGCGATCGCCGGTACCGTAAACGTCATTCTGCGTGACGACTATGAAGGGTTCGATATCAGCACTCAGTACGGCCTGACCGAAGAAGGGGATGCGGAAGAAAAGCGCCTCCAACTTCTCGTCGGCGGGAACTTCGCGGAAGACCGCGGTAATGCGACCCTTTCAATCGAATACACCAAGGAAGAGGGACTGCTGAATACAGACCGGTCGCTCTACACAACCAACGACCCCTTCTACGCCGCAGACAGCCTCGTCACAGGCGACGGCGTCTTCCGGATCTTCCGGAACCAGACAATTGATACGTTCAGCGATGGCGGCATCATCTCTGCCGGTCCGCTGGTGCGCGCCGCGTACGGCGTCGGCGCACTCTCAGATGGTAACATCTATCAGTTCGCCCCGAATGGCGATCTGGTTGCTTTCAACGCCGGTGAGATTGCACCGGACGGCTCGTTCGTCTGGGCTCGCGGCGGTGACGGAACCGATCTGTATGATGTCTCTTCTCAAATCGTGTCGCCGCTGGAGCGCATGGTTATCTCCGGCACGACTCATTACGACCTGACCGACAGCGTTACATTCTTTGGCGATGTCCAGGTTGCCAGCACTACGGCGACCGAATTGGCAAACCAGGACGGCTTCCAGACCCTGACCGGACCTGGCGGTGAATATGGTCCGCTTCAATTCTCTGCAGATCACCCGCTCCTGAATGACCAGGCACGCGGCGTCTTGAGTGCGAATGGCCTCAACCAGTTCTTTGTCAACCGCTACCACACAGACGTCTACGACACGGCTTGGGAGAACGAAAACTTCCTCTGGCGTGTTGCTGGCGGTCTTCGCGGGGATTTCGACATTGGTGACAGAAACTTCACTTGGGAAGGCTCATTCGTTCACGGCGAAACAGACGTCTACTCCGGCGGAACCATGATCATCGACGGTCGGTTCATCAATGCACTGGACGCCGTCGAACTGACACAAACGGATCTCGACGAAGTGGCCGCGGCCGGCAACTCCTTGCTGACGTTCTCCGGAACGGAAACAGCGAACGTCGGAGATGTGGTCTGTAGCTCTTCTCTGGAAGCCGCCAAGGGCAATCTGGTTGGTGAAACCGGCTCTGGTCTCACCGACAACCACCTGCCCTACGTGACTGGCTGCGTGCCACTGAACCTATTTGGCGCAGGCGCACCGTCTCAAGCCGCTGTGGACTGGGTAACGGGTCCCGAAGACTCCAAATCCACGATCGAACAGACTGTTTTCAACATCAACGTTGGCGGTACCTTGTTTGAGCTGCCAGCTGGCGGTGTTGCATTTAACGTGGGTTACGAGACCCGCGAAGAAAAAGGCAGCTACCGCCCCTCAACCGCTGCCGAAGTTGCCTTGGGTCGCCACGAAGCGGTTCTGCCTACCGAAGGTTCGTTCGACACCAGCGAAATCTTTGGCGAGGTACTTTTTCCTCTGGTCAGCCCAGGCATGGACCTTCCGTTCATGTATGCAGCTGAAGCCAGCGTCGCCTACCGGAACATCGACAACTCGATCACCGGCAGCGCCGACGTATGGACCGTGGGCGGACGCTTCTCTCCGATTGCAGACCTGAGCTTCCGCGGCAACTACACCGAATCTGTCCGGGCGCCTTCGATCGGCGAGCTTTTCGGCCCCACGCTGAACACCTTTACGCTGGCAAACGACCCATGTGACTACCGTTTTGTGGCGCAGGGGTCGGCGGCACGCGCTGCAAACTGCGCAGCCGACATCGCGGGGTATGATCCGAACACATTCACCTCCGGTATCGTCAGCGCTGGCGTCCTCGGCTCCAGCGGCGGCAACCAGAACCTTCAAAACGAAATGGCAGAAGCCTTTACGATTGGCGCCATTTACGAACCGTCCTCGGTTCCCGGCCTCCTCCTGACAATCGATTACATTAACATCGAAGTTCAGGATGCCATTACGGTGCTTGAGCTCGATCAGGTTCTGAACGCTTGCTACGACTCCGATGGATCCAGCCCCGCCTGCGCGAGCTTTACGCGCGACGCAGCCGGTGAGATCTCAGGATACACGATCGGTCAGACCAATGCCGAGACGTTCATGTTTGAATCCATGGACTATCGCGTTGGCTACAACTTCGAAGTTGCGGAACTTCTGCGCCGCAGCAGCGACTGGGGTGGCATGAATCTGGATTTCAGACTGCATCAGGTTCTGGAAAAGGAAACATCCGTAACGGGTGAAAACCCGATTCCGGAAGTCGGGTCGTTCACGTCACCAGAATACTCCGCAACGTTCGATGCGACTTGGCAGCGTGACAACTGGCGTGTTTTCTGGCGCACGCTCTGGCAACCTGAAGCTACGATCGATCTGACGGGCACTCGCACTTATGAAGATGCCAGCGGAAAAATCATTGATAAGGCTGGCGCCTACTTCATGAACAATGCCTCGGTATCCTACACGTTCGACGAGCCGTTCTCCGGCGGCCCGCAAAGCGCGATGCTGCAACTGTCCGTGAACAATGTGTTTGATTCAGAGCCCGATACCGAAGAACTGGCACTGGGCTATTACACGCTGGCACAACAGCTCGGACGGACATTCATGATCCGGGCTACCGCCAGCTTCTAA
- a CDS encoding amidohydrolase: MPRRLSGLVFVAGLAVCQATATAQTIDYSSLERSADKVEDSVISWRHDIHQNPELGNREFRTAAMVAEHLRALGFDEVRTDIAHTGVIGVLRGDLPGRTVALRADMDALPVEEKTGLSFASTVTTESEGKTVPVMHACGHDAHTAILMGVAEVLAGHRDQIHGTVLFVFQPAEEGAPQGEKGGAKLILEEGALDGAYRPDAIFGLHVWPGRAGSISVRPRGTMAAADRLRLSVIGEQTHGSRPWAGVDPIITAAQIMVGLQMIPARQLDVSVAPSVITIGAINGGVRSNIIPERVDMLGTIRTFDPEIREELIARVKQTATSIAESAGASVEMHVDPYAPSVYNDPDLTARITPQLQRAAGNYGFEERGLVMGSEDFAHYQTRFPGTFFFLGVNPEGVSAEEAAPNHSPYFLVNDEALKVGVKALSFVAVDYLKNTDLDEQ, from the coding sequence TTGCCACGCCGACTCTCTGGACTTGTTTTCGTAGCCGGGCTGGCCGTCTGTCAGGCCACAGCAACGGCCCAAACAATTGACTATTCATCACTTGAACGGTCCGCTGACAAAGTTGAAGATTCGGTCATCAGTTGGCGCCACGATATTCATCAGAATCCGGAACTCGGAAATCGAGAATTCCGCACGGCGGCGATGGTCGCAGAGCACTTGCGTGCTCTCGGGTTTGACGAAGTACGTACGGACATTGCCCACACTGGGGTAATTGGTGTGCTGCGCGGTGATCTTCCGGGTCGAACCGTCGCGCTACGCGCAGATATGGATGCGCTACCAGTCGAAGAGAAAACCGGTCTTTCTTTCGCGTCCACCGTGACAACGGAGAGCGAGGGCAAAACTGTACCTGTTATGCATGCGTGTGGGCATGACGCACACACCGCGATCCTGATGGGGGTTGCTGAGGTGCTGGCGGGGCACCGCGATCAGATTCATGGCACTGTGCTGTTCGTTTTCCAGCCAGCTGAAGAAGGTGCACCTCAAGGAGAAAAGGGGGGCGCCAAACTCATCCTCGAAGAAGGCGCGCTGGATGGAGCTTACAGGCCAGATGCAATTTTTGGGCTTCATGTTTGGCCGGGCCGAGCGGGATCTATTAGCGTGCGTCCGCGGGGCACGATGGCGGCCGCAGACCGGCTGAGGCTCAGCGTTATCGGCGAGCAGACCCACGGTTCTCGCCCCTGGGCGGGCGTGGACCCCATAATCACGGCAGCACAGATCATGGTCGGCCTTCAGATGATACCTGCGCGCCAGCTGGATGTGTCCGTAGCCCCGTCTGTCATCACGATCGGTGCTATCAACGGTGGCGTACGCAGTAATATCATCCCGGAGCGAGTGGATATGCTGGGTACGATCCGAACCTTTGACCCAGAGATCAGAGAAGAGCTTATCGCTCGGGTAAAACAGACAGCAACATCGATTGCCGAAAGCGCCGGAGCAAGCGTCGAGATGCATGTCGATCCGTATGCGCCCTCTGTTTACAATGATCCAGACCTGACGGCCCGGATCACTCCGCAGCTTCAGCGGGCGGCGGGGAATTATGGGTTCGAGGAACGTGGCCTTGTTATGGGGTCAGAGGATTTTGCGCACTATCAGACACGGTTTCCTGGCACATTCTTCTTCCTGGGTGTTAATCCTGAAGGTGTATCGGCCGAAGAGGCCGCGCCAAATCATTCCCCCTACTTTCTGGTCAACGACGAGGCCCTCAAGGTCGGCGTAAAAGCGCTGAGTTTCGTCGCCGTTGATTACCTCAAAAATACAGATCTGGACGAACAATGA